In Melospiza melodia melodia isolate bMelMel2 unplaced genomic scaffold, bMelMel2.pri scaffold_18, whole genome shotgun sequence, the following are encoded in one genomic region:
- the LOC134433383 gene encoding olfactory receptor 14J1-like — protein ISHFLLLALADTRQLQLLHFCLLLGISLAALLGNGLIISAVACGHHLHTPMFFFLLNLALTDLGSICTTVPKAMHNFLWDTRNISYTGCAAQLFYFLFFISAEYFFLTVMCYDRYVSICKPLHYGTLLGSRACAHMAAAAWASGFLNALLHTANTFSLPLCHGNALGQFFCEVPQILKLSCSHSTFRKIWISSLAVCLAFGCFVFIVFSYVQIFRAVLRIPSEQGRHKAFSTCLPHLGVLSLFISTATFAYLKPPSMSSPSLDLAVSVLYSVVPPAK, from the exons atcagccacttcctcctgctggcattggcagacacgcggcagctgcagctcctgcacttctgcctcttgctgggcatctccctggctgccctcctgggcaacggcctcatcatcagcgccgtagcctgcggccaccacctgcacacgcccatgttcttctttctgctcaacctggccctcactgacctgggctccatctgcaccactgtccccaaagccatgcacaatttcctctgggacaccaggaacatctcctacacaggatgtgctgctcagctcttttactttcttttcttcatctcagcagagtatttcttcctgaccgtcatgtgctacgaccgctacgtgtccatctgcaaacccctgcactacgggaccctcctgggcagcagagcttgtgcccacatggcagcagctgcctgggccagtggctttctcaatgctctgctgcacacagccaatacattttccctgcccctgtgccatggcaatgccctgggccagttcttctgtgaggtgccccagatcctcaagctctcatgctcacactccaccttcagaaaaatttggatttcatcgcTTGCTGtctgtttagcttttggctgttttgtgttcattgttttctcctatgtgcagatcttcagggctgtgctgaggatcccctctgagcagggacggcacaaagccttttccacctgcctccctcacctgggtgtgctatccttgtttatcagcacagccacatttgcctacctgaagcccccctccatgtcctccccatccttggatctggcagtgtcagttctgtactcggtggtgcctcca gccaaatag